One segment of Proteus appendicitidis DNA contains the following:
- a CDS encoding Gp138 family membrane-puncturing spike protein, with protein MSKPNNDIANVGSLAGAFSSAFRHLMMNTDDMLPATVINYDEKTNRAMIKPLVMMLTTDDEKISRAPVANIPVFRFGGGGFFIRAPIKPGDFGWLKASDRDISLIFQRGGLEDQPNTTRLHSFSDAMFFPDTIKGWAIDGKNIDALVIQSMDGSVCFSLHNDKVVLETPKYEINAPETIFTGNVTVNGNYAVNGNSDSKGGLMRHNGKDIGSTHTHSGVQAGKDNTGSPI; from the coding sequence ATGAGTAAACCCAATAATGATATTGCCAATGTTGGTTCATTGGCTGGGGCTTTTTCGTCTGCATTTCGCCATTTGATGATGAATACAGATGATATGTTGCCCGCAACCGTCATTAATTATGATGAAAAAACTAACCGAGCCATGATAAAGCCCTTGGTCATGATGTTGACTACGGATGATGAAAAAATCTCTCGCGCACCGGTTGCTAATATTCCCGTATTTCGCTTTGGTGGCGGTGGTTTTTTTATTAGAGCGCCCATTAAACCAGGTGATTTTGGCTGGTTAAAAGCCAGTGATCGCGATATTAGCCTTATTTTTCAGCGTGGTGGTTTAGAAGATCAACCCAATACAACGCGACTACATTCATTTAGCGATGCGATGTTTTTTCCTGACACGATCAAAGGATGGGCAATTGATGGAAAAAATATTGATGCCTTGGTTATTCAATCAATGGATGGTTCTGTCTGTTTCTCTCTTCATAACGATAAAGTTGTCTTAGAAACCCCAAAATATGAAATCAACGCCCCTGAAACGATATTTACTGGCAATGTTACTGTTAATGGTAATTACGCTGTAAATGGTAATAGCGATTCAAAAGGTGGGTTGATGCGCCATAACGGAAAAGATATCGGCTCCACACATACCCATAGTGGGGTGCAAGCAGGGAAAGACAATACAGGAAGCCCAATATGA
- a CDS encoding baseplate hub protein has protein sequence MDLRRIRVGIEVGERLQWYEGLRISAGGKKYANPLQNECKIAITGLNAETRDYLLTETSPYNKNKQVRRLYLEVGRINTGLFSLFIGDITSAEIDSPPNVTVTLSAKTSNHCSGKIISSSGGAIQKLSEIALAIANDCGVKLDFQATDKNIANWYYCGSALHQIERLQESGNVKAFIDDDTLFVKDDDKALKSRFRILNMNSGMIGIPKATESGLTVSYLIDSTSELGGMLRLDSKLNTSLNGDYIIEQLEFKVASHDADFAYTATCKRA, from the coding sequence ATGGATCTTCGGCGAATAAGGGTAGGTATTGAGGTCGGCGAAAGGCTTCAATGGTATGAAGGATTGCGCATATCAGCAGGAGGAAAGAAATATGCAAATCCATTACAAAACGAATGTAAAATCGCTATTACAGGGCTTAATGCCGAGACAAGAGATTATTTACTGACGGAAACCAGCCCTTATAATAAAAACAAACAAGTTCGGCGGCTTTATTTAGAAGTTGGTCGAATTAACACTGGGTTATTTTCGCTTTTTATTGGTGATATCACCAGTGCAGAAATAGACTCTCCTCCAAATGTCACCGTAACATTATCCGCAAAAACCAGTAATCATTGTTCTGGAAAAATTATTTCTTCTAGTGGTGGCGCAATTCAAAAATTGAGTGAAATAGCGTTAGCCATTGCTAATGACTGTGGTGTGAAATTAGATTTCCAGGCGACCGATAAGAATATTGCTAATTGGTATTATTGTGGCTCTGCATTACATCAAATAGAGCGTTTACAAGAGTCAGGAAATGTTAAAGCTTTTATTGATGATGATACGTTATTTGTAAAAGATGACGATAAAGCATTAAAAAGCCGATTTCGTATTTTGAATATGAATTCAGGCATGATTGGCATTCCTAAAGCCACAGAGAGTGGATTGACGGTGAGTTATCTTATCGATAGTACCTCTGAATTAGGCGGAATGCTTCGCCTTGATAGCAAACTAAATACCTCACTAAATGGTGATTACATTATCGAGCAGCTTGAATTTAAAGTTGCCTCTCACGATGCTGATTTCGCCTATACCGCAACGTGCAAACGAGCTTAA
- a CDS encoding phage baseplate plug family protein, protein MQVIPLQAIPNQRFSVEIAGVDWVFTLKVANQTMFCDIERDGEILITGIRLVANTPIIPYRYLNQGINLVFLTENDALPWYEEFTKTQSLVYWSNEDGSSANKGRY, encoded by the coding sequence ATGCAAGTTATTCCATTACAAGCTATTCCTAATCAGCGATTTTCTGTCGAAATAGCCGGTGTTGATTGGGTTTTTACGTTGAAAGTCGCTAATCAAACAATGTTTTGTGATATTGAGCGAGATGGTGAAATACTTATTACAGGTATTCGCTTAGTTGCTAATACACCTATTATTCCTTATCGCTATTTAAACCAAGGGATTAATTTAGTTTTTCTAACAGAAAATGATGCTTTGCCGTGGTATGAGGAATTTACAAAAACACAATCATTAGTGTATTGGAGTAATGAAGATGGATCTTCGGCGAATAAGGGTAGGTATTGA
- a CDS encoding phage baseplate protein has protein sequence MITEVRIFDLESFATLFDSVNPMKVSITDSHQVIKFAVENGENRSDHIIIDPISISVELLLTGDIVNRYSIIKQLYDEHTLVGIQTRVRTYQPMLLESLTHDEDPQKVNAIELKLKFIEWKTIEPEYNKKSSKSTKKPKQTSTVNRGNVKSKKSTQTGKKES, from the coding sequence ATGATAACTGAAGTTAGAATTTTTGATTTAGAGTCATTCGCAACACTATTTGATAGCGTTAATCCGATGAAAGTTTCGATTACTGATAGTCATCAGGTCATTAAATTTGCGGTTGAAAATGGTGAAAATCGTAGTGATCACATCATTATTGATCCTATCAGTATAAGTGTCGAGTTGCTATTAACGGGTGATATTGTAAATCGTTATTCTATTATAAAGCAGCTTTATGACGAGCATACATTAGTGGGAATTCAAACCAGAGTCAGAACCTATCAACCGATGTTGTTAGAAAGTTTGACTCATGATGAAGATCCTCAAAAAGTGAATGCCATTGAATTAAAGCTTAAGTTTATAGAATGGAAAACAATAGAGCCTGAATATAATAAAAAATCCTCTAAATCAACAAAAAAACCAAAGCAAACCTCTACGGTCAATCGTGGAAATGTCAAAAGCAAAAAATCAACACAAACCGGAAAAAAAGAAAGTTAG
- a CDS encoding phage tail fiber protein produces the protein MNDISATGLSLIIQASNTFPAGIPISTFADNGDPLDLPAVDITQTAVDINGNLVSWSAPTPQTVTINVLAGSEEDENLAILLDANTARRGRRPTSDIITLVASYGDGSITTARNGRITNGSRGNSIASEGRLKSKQYTFIFQDFDRVRAR, from the coding sequence ATGAACGATATTTCAGCAACAGGTTTAAGTTTAATTATTCAGGCAAGTAACACATTTCCTGCTGGTATTCCTATTAGCACATTTGCAGATAATGGTGATCCGCTAGATCTACCAGCAGTAGATATCACACAAACCGCAGTGGATATTAATGGTAATTTAGTGAGTTGGTCGGCTCCTACACCTCAAACGGTGACGATTAATGTATTAGCAGGCAGTGAAGAAGACGAAAACTTGGCTATTTTGCTTGATGCAAATACAGCAAGACGAGGACGTCGTCCTACAAGCGATATTATTACGTTAGTGGCTTCTTATGGCGATGGCTCTATTACCACGGCTCGTAATGGTCGAATTACTAATGGTAGCCGTGGTAATTCAATTGCGAGTGAAGGGCGTCTCAAATCTAAGCAGTACACCTTTATTTTCCAAGATTTTGATCGTGTCAGAGCGCGTTAA
- a CDS encoding DUF3383 domain-containing protein, with product MSIKQTRYIDIASAVIGASAAPMRKLTARIFSTNPKIPAGKVLEFASGQVDELLGAGSPEAKFARQYFSYVSPAPISKPKELQIASFEPVGRAPALFGTPAATLDKLKLIEEGAFTLTIGDISKNMTDISLKDVESYADVASLIQAKLNAESESQFANCYVTFNALDGAFLLSGGVQEKAKITMDHSPLADALGLSDAEASEGNVAQTALQAFIAAEAISDSFGSATFLTELSVEQSVELAEYIAGENVKYQLYLSVPDKQAEIYSKALIGTASTGLNLKTDDGFFVQALPMAIMAATDFDRTNATTNYMYRQFGITFPSQVKTDLAADRLDKLRVNYYGETAVTGTDISFYQRGFLCGNASNPLDMSVHTNEQWLKAYIAQQWLSLLLSTRGIPANKDGEAKAMMVIAGAVTKALNNGTILTGKTLAEVQKIAITDASGDDLAWHDVQNKGYWYNAEIVEETGPSNLPEYTMKYVLIYGKGDWVRKVEGSHNLV from the coding sequence ATGTCTATTAAACAAACGCGCTATATTGATATCGCGAGTGCGGTTATTGGTGCATCGGCCGCACCTATGCGCAAACTTACAGCTCGTATTTTCTCAACAAATCCTAAAATTCCAGCAGGGAAAGTACTTGAATTTGCTAGCGGGCAAGTGGATGAATTACTTGGTGCAGGATCACCAGAAGCGAAATTTGCTCGTCAATATTTCAGTTATGTTAGCCCCGCACCTATTAGTAAACCTAAAGAGCTACAAATTGCTTCTTTTGAACCGGTAGGTCGCGCTCCGGCATTATTTGGTACGCCAGCAGCAACGCTTGATAAATTAAAGTTAATTGAAGAGGGGGCATTTACTTTAACTATCGGTGATATCTCTAAAAATATGACTGATATTTCTTTAAAAGATGTTGAGTCCTACGCTGATGTTGCTTCTCTGATCCAGGCTAAATTAAATGCTGAAAGCGAATCTCAATTTGCAAATTGCTACGTCACTTTTAATGCTCTTGATGGTGCTTTCTTGCTAAGTGGTGGCGTACAAGAAAAAGCGAAAATCACGATGGATCACTCACCTTTAGCCGATGCTCTGGGGTTAAGTGACGCAGAAGCATCTGAAGGCAATGTGGCTCAAACGGCACTTCAAGCATTTATCGCTGCCGAAGCAATTTCTGATTCATTTGGTAGTGCAACATTCTTAACTGAGCTTTCAGTCGAGCAAAGTGTTGAGTTAGCAGAGTACATTGCGGGTGAAAATGTAAAATATCAGCTCTATTTGTCAGTTCCGGATAAACAAGCCGAAATTTATAGTAAAGCATTAATCGGCACCGCATCAACGGGATTAAATTTAAAAACAGATGATGGTTTTTTTGTTCAAGCTCTACCGATGGCAATTATGGCGGCAACAGATTTTGATCGCACAAATGCGACCACTAACTATATGTATCGTCAATTTGGTATCACTTTCCCATCTCAAGTTAAGACAGATCTTGCTGCGGATCGATTAGATAAATTACGTGTGAACTATTACGGTGAAACGGCTGTTACGGGCACTGATATTAGTTTCTATCAACGTGGTTTTTTATGTGGAAATGCTTCTAATCCATTAGATATGAGTGTTCATACTAATGAGCAATGGTTAAAAGCCTATATCGCACAGCAATGGTTAAGCTTATTGCTTTCCACTCGTGGTATTCCAGCTAATAAAGATGGTGAAGCAAAAGCGATGATGGTTATTGCTGGTGCTGTTACAAAAGCATTAAATAATGGCACTATTCTTACCGGTAAAACGCTGGCCGAAGTACAAAAAATCGCAATTACAGATGCATCAGGTGATGATTTAGCGTGGCACGACGTACAAAATAAAGGTTATTGGTACAACGCTGAAATCGTTGAAGAAACAGGTCCTTCTAATTTACCAGAATACACCATGAAATATGTATTAATTTACGGTAAAGGCGATTGGGTTCGTAAAGTTGAAGGCTCACACAATTTAGTTTAA
- a CDS encoding phage gateway protein: MKDNDINIAIREQLLKQFKLANINVDVIAGYQPDKKQDNNIVMFFPIKEVAQGWQKRNYNIQGNNANHKEQQLIELTFQVQGFIKQHPNLTAGDLIRMTRMIINSLSFVESMRKVGIGIQRASEIRRAPIMNAGNSYEHNPSFDFNITFSSTLSLDTAATNLLISNLFRI, encoded by the coding sequence ATGAAAGATAATGATATTAATATTGCCATTCGTGAACAACTATTAAAACAATTTAAATTAGCAAATATTAATGTTGATGTTATTGCTGGTTATCAACCAGATAAAAAACAAGATAATAATATTGTTATGTTTTTCCCTATAAAGGAGGTTGCCCAAGGTTGGCAAAAAAGAAATTATAATATTCAAGGTAATAATGCAAACCATAAAGAACAACAACTGATCGAATTAACGTTTCAGGTTCAAGGTTTTATTAAACAACATCCAAATTTAACAGCAGGTGATTTAATTCGAATGACTCGAATGATTATTAATTCGTTGTCTTTTGTCGAATCAATGAGAAAAGTGGGAATAGGGATACAACGTGCGAGCGAAATTAGGCGAGCGCCAATAATGAATGCTGGAAATAGCTATGAGCATAATCCTTCATTTGATTTTAATATCACTTTTTCCAGTACCTTATCTTTAGACACTGCTGCAACAAATTTACTTATTTCTAATCTATTTCGTATTTAA
- a CDS encoding lysis protein → MNYLLKIMVIAILCLGIGLIWLIDKNKSLKQEYNNIYQSLIQQIAENKDYQLRINQLNQLDNRHLQELVHAKKEIDQLRDISERAPERVYIKAECHKLSATSTAGLVDANTARPTDTAIRNYWLLRERIAQSEQIILGLQDYIRQECIN, encoded by the coding sequence ATGAATTATTTATTAAAAATAATGGTAATAGCGATCTTATGTCTAGGTATAGGATTGATTTGGTTAATTGATAAAAACAAATCCTTGAAACAGGAATACAATAATATTTATCAATCTCTTATTCAGCAGATTGCAGAGAATAAAGATTATCAATTAAGAATAAATCAGCTTAATCAACTTGATAATCGTCATTTACAGGAACTTGTTCATGCAAAAAAAGAAATTGATCAGTTGCGTGATATTAGCGAGCGCGCTCCTGAGCGGGTGTATATCAAAGCAGAATGTCACAAACTCTCAGCCACTTCCACCGCCGGCTTGGTTGATGCAAACACCGCCAGACCTACTGACACCGCTATCCGAAATTATTGGCTACTCAGAGAACGAATTGCGCAGTCAGAACAGATCATTTTAGGTTTACAAGATTATATTCGACAAGAGTGTATTAATTAA
- a CDS encoding structural protein: MAKIARGERNNNPGNIRHGSKWQGLSIEQSDKDFCQFISPEYGIRAIYKLLQTYQKKYGLNTIKTIINRYAPPNENNTAGYISLASKEIGIESDDSINTQLKSVTIPLTVAIVNIELGYQPYSEKVFEDAWLLL; the protein is encoded by the coding sequence ATGGCTAAAATAGCACGAGGTGAGCGTAATAATAACCCCGGTAATATCCGGCACGGTTCGAAATGGCAAGGATTATCCATAGAGCAAAGCGATAAAGATTTTTGCCAATTTATTTCACCTGAATATGGAATACGAGCTATCTACAAATTATTACAAACGTACCAAAAAAAATATGGTTTAAACACCATTAAAACAATTATCAATCGTTATGCGCCACCTAACGAAAATAATACAGCCGGCTATATTAGCCTGGCATCAAAAGAAATTGGCATTGAATCCGATGATTCAATTAATACACAATTAAAAAGTGTCACCATTCCTTTAACCGTAGCGATTGTTAATATTGAACTTGGCTATCAACCTTATTCAGAAAAAGTTTTTGAAGATGCTTGGTTGTTATTATGA
- a CDS encoding phage holin, lambda family: MKENPDLWEQIFIVLSSMKEQGISASLAGGMAILRGLYNGGGWKKTSIDGLMCAMFAWFIKDILILFNINHEFAYLASVFIGYVGVDSVSKLLKGRAGVKNG, encoded by the coding sequence ATGAAAGAAAATCCAGATCTATGGGAACAGATATTTATTGTCCTTTCTTCAATGAAAGAACAAGGAATATCAGCCTCTCTAGCTGGAGGAATGGCTATTCTTCGAGGTTTATATAACGGCGGAGGATGGAAAAAAACCTCTATAGATGGGCTGATGTGTGCAATGTTTGCCTGGTTTATTAAAGATATTCTAATTTTATTTAATATAAATCATGAGTTTGCTTACTTAGCCAGTGTGTTTATTGGCTATGTCGGAGTAGATTCCGTGAGTAAACTCCTTAAAGGAAGAGCAGGAGTTAAAAATGGCTAA
- a CDS encoding antitermination protein: protein MRLADLPKYFSPKSIVLSDVRTVKTVDSLSVTDVMTSISLAARKGRMGIELFLAKHSINHPSEAIESLYQYALTQAYQYKAIDKLNEDVKANVLHIIANYAFQDYARSAASKKACPDCSNGFIEVDVFTTKSYTSKSVKELARNLNGELKVKPQNNTSYREVRETTRVVCPTCKGKAEIRLACRCHGRGQVLDKKESEKQGGAVFKPCNQCSGRGYPRLKFSEVLEQVQTVVSVSKTVAYSNYKPLFEHLVEECFKEESLSEKILQEVTVK, encoded by the coding sequence ATGAGACTAGCGGACTTACCTAAATATTTTTCACCAAAAAGCATAGTATTGAGTGATGTAAGAACAGTGAAAACAGTGGATTCACTGTCAGTGACTGATGTAATGACATCAATTAGTTTAGCCGCTCGAAAAGGGCGAATGGGTATAGAGTTATTTTTAGCTAAACATAGTATTAATCATCCTAGTGAAGCAATTGAAAGCCTTTATCAATACGCATTAACTCAAGCTTATCAATACAAAGCCATTGATAAACTTAATGAAGATGTGAAAGCTAATGTTTTACACATTATTGCTAATTATGCTTTCCAAGATTACGCAAGAAGTGCCGCAAGTAAGAAAGCGTGCCCTGACTGCAGTAATGGATTTATTGAAGTTGACGTTTTTACTACCAAAAGTTACACCTCAAAATCTGTTAAAGAGCTTGCGCGAAATCTTAACGGGGAGCTTAAAGTTAAACCCCAAAATAACACTTCTTACCGTGAAGTAAGAGAAACAACTCGGGTTGTTTGCCCTACATGTAAGGGCAAAGCTGAAATTCGTTTAGCATGTCGTTGTCATGGACGTGGTCAAGTTTTAGATAAAAAAGAGAGTGAAAAGCAGGGGGGGGCTGTTTTCAAACCTTGTAATCAATGTTCAGGTCGTGGGTATCCTCGCTTAAAATTCAGTGAAGTATTAGAGCAAGTACAAACAGTAGTGAGTGTTTCTAAAACTGTTGCGTACAGTAACTATAAACCGTTATTTGAACATTTAGTTGAAGAGTGCTTTAAAGAAGAGTCTTTATCAGAAAAAATTCTTCAAGAAGTGACTGTTAAGTAA
- a CDS encoding LexA family transcriptional regulator, which produces MVKNDNKTEFTKRLQEACLDSGIAGRGLGKRITDALAEQGIKVSAPAVWKWLNNESIPDPTNILALSQWLDVRAEWLEYGRGAKKNDGVSVNEMTPVDDWDNNTPIERDEVEIPFYTTIELAAGFGSCTTDNQKVELLRFSRSTFNRYGVQPSDAVAFKVHGDSMSPVIPDGSIVTISTGHTKIVDGGIYAIQQGDLLRVKILHRLPNNTIIIRSYNTIDYPDERSTLEEVKILGRVFNWSVMGW; this is translated from the coding sequence ATGGTTAAAAATGATAATAAAACGGAGTTCACAAAAAGGCTTCAAGAAGCTTGCTTAGATTCAGGGATTGCAGGACGTGGGTTAGGTAAAAGAATTACAGATGCACTCGCGGAACAAGGCATAAAAGTCAGTGCTCCAGCAGTATGGAAATGGCTAAATAATGAATCAATTCCCGATCCAACAAATATCTTAGCATTAAGTCAATGGCTCGATGTTCGAGCAGAATGGCTAGAATATGGGCGAGGAGCAAAAAAAAATGATGGCGTTTCAGTAAATGAAATGACACCCGTTGATGATTGGGATAATAATACGCCGATAGAACGAGATGAAGTCGAGATCCCCTTCTATACTACTATTGAATTAGCTGCAGGTTTTGGAAGTTGTACCACTGATAATCAAAAGGTGGAATTATTGAGATTTTCTCGTTCTACATTTAATCGCTATGGCGTTCAACCTAGCGATGCCGTTGCTTTTAAAGTTCATGGTGACAGCATGTCCCCTGTTATTCCTGATGGTTCGATTGTCACTATCAGTACAGGGCATACAAAAATTGTTGATGGCGGTATTTATGCTATTCAACAAGGCGATCTTTTGAGGGTCAAAATTTTACATCGACTCCCCAATAACACCATTATCATCCGTAGCTATAATACTATTGATTACCCAGATGAGCGTTCTACATTAGAAGAAGTGAAAATTTTGGGGCGAGTATTTAATTGGTCTGTGATGGGTTGGTGA